The segment TGACGGACGCGATGTGACCGGCACACCGCTCACTCTCAGCCGAAGTTCATCTGCCCTCGCTTATCCTCACTCTCGATGAGTACTTCACGAAGTGACACCGCGCGAAGGTATTCGCTCGTTGCCATGGTCGCCGGTCTGGTCGCGATCCTCGCGGCGATCGCGACCCCGTTTCTGCCGGTCACCGCACACGACGCGTCGATTGACTGGCCTAACGGCCAGCAACTTTCGGCCGACAACGCCTCGGTGGTCGCACCGCTGACGGCGCAGACCGCGCGGTCGCTGAACATCACCGTCGGCTGCACCGTCCTCCGGGACGCGGTGTCGCGTGACGGCGACTCCGTGATCGTGGCCACCGCACCGTCATCCGCTCCCCGTGAGATCCGCAACACAGCGATGTCGGTGACCGCCGGCGCCTACGGCGTCCGCGTGATGTCGGCGAACAGGGTCCTCGCGGCAGCAGATGCCGCGACCCTGCAGAAGTGCTCGGACCTGAAGATCTGGGCCGACGAGTCGGCGTTGGGCGCCCAGTTCGTCGGCGCCGGTCCGCCGGCGCGCGGCGACCCGCTCGACCGCCCGACCGTCGCCGGCGTGTTCACCAGCCTCACCGCAGATCAGGTCCGCGCCGCCGGCGCCGCCCTGTCGGTCCACGTCGGCATCGACAACGCGTTCGACGTCACCCGCACGTGGCTGAAGACCACCGTCATCGTGATCGGCGTGCTGGCCGCACTCATCGCCCTGATCGCCCTGGCCAAGCTCGACTCCGTCGCCCGCCTCCGCGGCGCGATCGGCGGACGGCGGGCACTGCTCCGGCTGGCCGCACCGAGCATCACCGACCTGACGGTGACCGCCGCACTGGTGATCTGGCACTTCCTCGGTGCAGGCACATCCGAGGACGGCTACATCCAGGTGATGGGCCGGAACGCCGCCGACTCCGGTCTGCTCTCGAACTACTACCGCTTCTTCGGCATCCCCGAGGCTCCGTTCGACTGGTACTACTCGTTCCTCTCGCACTGGTCGTCGATCAGCACGGCGGGCATCTGGATGCGTCTGCCCGGGCTGATCGCGGGCCTGCTGTCGTGGTTCATTCTCAGCCGCGTGATCCTGCCCCGTCTGGGCACCGCGGTCCGCACCTCGCGGTGGGCCGTGTTCAGCGGCGCCGCCGTCTTCGTCGTCTTCTGGATGGCGTTCTGCAGCGGACTGCGCGCCGAGCCGATCATCGTCCTCGGCAGCCTCGCCACGTGGTGGTTCGTCGAGTCCGCGATCGCCACCCGACGACTGCTGCCCGCGGCGCTCGCCACGTTCGCCGCGCTCCTGACCTTCGCCGCCGGACCGCAGGGCGTGGTCGCGATCGCCGTCCTCATCGTCGGCTCCCGTCCGATGCTGCGGATCGTGCGCTCCCTGCGCCGCGAGTACGGTCTGCTCCCCTTGTTCGCGTCCCTGGCCTCGGCCGCCTCGCTGATCGTCTTCCTGGTGTTCCGCACGCAGACCATCGCGAACATCGTTCAGGCCGTCCAGGTCCGGTACGCGGTAGGACCGACGCTGTCCTGGTACCAGGAGCTGATGCGGTACTACTTCCTGACCGTCGGCACCCCGGACGCCGCGCTCGCCAAGCGCGTTCCGATGCTGCTGCTGATCGTCGCGCTGGGTGCCACCATCGCGATCATGCTGCGTCGCAAGCGTCTCGCCGGATTCGCGCGCGGCCCCGTGTGGAGACTGATCGGCACCGTGCTGCTGACGATCGGTCTGCTCTCCTTCGTCCCCACCAAGTGGACGCTGCAGTTCGGTGTCTTCGCGGGTGTGGCGGCGGCGTTGGTGGCCGTGTCGACCGCGGCCCTCATCGCCGTGGCGGGCACGTCGGCGCGGGCGCTCTGGGCGTACCTGACGGTTCTGCTCGGTGCGTGCGCCGTCGCCGCCGCAGGCAACAACGCCTGGGGTTGGGCCTACGACTACGGCATCCCGTGGTTCGACAAGGCTCCCATCCTCGCCGGCCAGCCGCTGTCGACGCTGTTCCTGGTGCTCACCGGCGCGTCGTTCCTGGTGCTGGTGTGGGTGTGTGTCCGGCCCTCGAATCGCCCGGTGACCCCCGAGACCGCGAAGCGCCGTCGACTCCTCGCCGGTGTGCCGGTGCTGTTCATCGCCGCCGTCCTGGTGCTCGCCGAGTTCGCGATGTTCGGGCGGGCCGCCCTCGACCGCTCCGACACCTACACGACCTTCAGCGCCAACATGCGCGCCCTCACCGGCGACGCCTGTGGAATGGCCGATCGCGTGCTGGTGGAAGAGAACCCGAACGAGGGCATGCTGGTGCCCGTCGACGGCGCGAACCCCTCGAAGACCCTGCGCGGTGAGTCGACCGGATTCACCCCGGACGGCGTCGGCTTCGATCTGACGCCCGAACCGGTCCGCATGGGGGCCGGAACCATCGACGTGTCGAGCCCCGGCCATTCGACGAGTGCGAAGGGCGCGACCCCGGGCACGGTCGGCGGCATCGGTCCGCGCACCGTCAACGGCTCTCGCGCGGCACTGCCCTTCGGCCTGGATCCGGCCACGACCCCCGTCCTCGGCAGCTTCGGCTTCGACAACGGCACCGCGAAACTGACTTCGGGCTGGTACCAGCTCCCGAAGCGGGACGCGTCCCCGCTGATCGTGCTGTCGGCCGCCGGTTCCATCTTCTCGATCACCCCCGACGGCGCCCCGATCGGCGGCCGCGATCTGAAGATCGAGTTCGGCACTCGCACCGGCGGCGAGTTCACCCCCGTCGGCGCACCGTTCATTCCGATCGACGCCGGCCCCGACCACGCCAACCGTCCGTGGCGAAACCTGCGGATCCCCATGGACGCCGTTCCGGCGAAGGCCACAGCCCTGCGGATCGTGGCCGTGGACTCGAACCTCAACCCCGACGAGTGGCTTGCGGTGACCCCGCCGCGCGCTCCGCACCTGAGGACGCTGCAGGCCGTCGTCGGCAGCGACGATCCGGTCCTGCTCGACCTGTCGGTCGGCAGCCAGTTCCCGTGCCAGTCTCCGATCACCGCGCGCAACGGCGTGTTCACCGTGCCGCACTGGCGGATCACCCCCGACCGCGCGGCGACGTTCACCAAGTCGAAGACCTGGCAGCGGGCCGGTGCGGGCGGCATCCTCTCCGTCTCGGACTCGTTGACGCAGTCGTCGACGGTCGCGACCTACCTGGAGAACGACTGGTATCGCGACTGGGGCAATCTGATCAAGCTGACGCCGCTGGTGCCCGACGCCCCCGTCGCACACCTGACCACGACCACGTCACGACAGGTCGGCTGGAGCAGCTCCAGCACCATCGTGACCGGAGGATCCGATGACTGACCCGACCCCGAACACCACCGAGCGTTCGGCGCGCACCGTCGTCATCGCGAAGACCGTGGCCGTCGTGACGGGCCTCCTCGGCATCCTGCTGGCTCTGGCCGCACCGTTGCTTCCCGTCACGTACACCAACGCGGAGATCGTCTGGCCGCAGGCCGCGTCGGTCGACGCGGCCCCGACCGTCGAGAACGTGGTGGCTCCCAACGTCTCCTACAACCCGACGTCGATGGACGTGTCGGTGCCGTGTTCGCTGGCATCGCTGCTCCCAGAGAACGGCGGCGTCCTGCTCTCGACGGTCCCGAAGAACGGCTTGAACGCCCGACAGGTGGGGCTGTTCATCACAGCCACGCACGACAACATTCTGGTCACCCAGCGCAACGCCGTCCTGCTGGCGATGCCGAGGGCGGCCGCGCAGTCGTCGCCCGACTGCCGGATCGTCGTGCACGCGGACACCACCGGGACACGCGGTTCCGTGGAGGGCATCCCGCTCGACAACGCCACGTTCGACCTCCCCGACTCGAACGCCCGACCGCAGATCATCGGCGTCTACACCGATCTTCCGAAGACCGCGCCGATCGAGGGGCTGAGCTTCCGGTCCACCATCGACACCCGGTTCAGCACCAGCCCGACCGCGTTGAAGCGGACCCTGCTGATCCTCGGCGTCCTGTCGACGATCGCGTCGATCATCGCTCTGGCCGTGCTCGATGCCCGTGACGGTCGCAAGATCCGCCGTCTGCTGCCCCGCGGCTGGTGGCGGCCGACGATCGTCGACGGCTTCATCACCGTGGTCCTGGCGGCGTGGGCGATGATCGGCGGCAACACCGCCGACGACGGCTACCAGGTGACCGTCGGTCGCGTGGCGCCCGGTGCCGGATATCTGGACAACTACTACCGCTACTTCGGCGTCCCGCAGGATCCGTTCGGCTGGCACTACCAGTATCTGGCGAAGTGGATGGAGATCAGCACCGCCATCCCGTGGCTGCGGCTGCTCCCCTTCCTGTTCGCCTGCGTGGCCTGGTTCCTGATCAGCCGCATCGCGATCCCCCGCCTCGGCCGGACGGTCAATGCGTCGACCGTCGCCCGCTGGGCCGCAGCACTGGCCTTCCTCGCCGTGTGGCTGCCGTTCAACAACGGTCTCCGCGTGGAGCCCGCCATCACCGTCGGCATCCTGCTGACCTGGGTTCTGGTGGAACGCGCGATCGCGACAGGTCGGTTCATGCCGTTCGCTCTGGCGATCGTGTCCGCGGCGTTCACGTTGACGATCCACCCGGTCGGTGCGATCGCCGCCGTGGCCCTGCTGGCCGCCCTGCGCCCCATGCTGCGTCGCCTCCAGTACCGCCGTCGGCGCGACGGCCTGCTGCCGATCCTGATCCCGCTGTTGGCATCCGGGCTGCTGGTCCTCTACGAGATCTTCGCCGACCAACCGCTCGCGACGATCATCGAGGGTGTCAAGGCGCAAGGCGTCGTCGGCCCCACCAACAAATGGTGGACCGAGGCGATGCGCTGGTACATCCTGCTCAATCCGACACCGGACGGCTCCATCGCCCGCCGCGTCGGGATCTTTGTGACCATCCTCTCGGCCCTGCTGGTGGTCCTCGTCCTGGTCCGCAAGCACAACGTTCCGGGTGTCGCGACGGCAGCCCTGTGGCGGCTGGTCGGCGTGACCGGCGGCGCGGTGGCCGTCCTGGCCTTCGTCCCGACCAAGGCGACCCACCAGATGGGCGTCTTCGCCTCGCTGGCCGGTCCATTGGCGGCTGCGGCGACCGCCTTCGTCCAGCCGAGCATTCTGCGGCGCCGCTGCAACCGGACGTTCTTCGCCGCGGCGAGCGCATACGCCCTCGCCGTCGCGTTCGCGGGCCGCAACCAGTGGTGGTATGTCGGCAGCTACGGCATCCCGTGGGCCGACGACACCCCGCACATCGCCGGCATCGGCCTGTTCTGGCCGATCTTCGCCGTCGCGGTCGCTCTCACCGCTCTCGGCCTGTGGCAGTACTACCGCGACGACGCGAGCGAGCAGGCCGACGAGACCGGCGACACCCCCGTGCCGTTCCAGCGCGGTCCCGCCCGAGCGCTGGAAAAGCTGCCGATGTACTCGCTGGTGATCGTGTCGGCGGTGATGCTCGCGTTCAACTTCATGTCGTTCGCCAAGGCCGCACGTGCACAAGCTGACTCGTGGTCGTGGGCCAGCAGCAACATCGACACCTTCCGCGGCAAGCCGTGTGCGCTCGCCGAAGCCGTGCTGGTGGAGCCGAATCCGAACGACGGCCTGCTCGCCCCGGCGAACCTGCCCGGCAAGCCGACGCCCGGCGTCGGCCAGGCACTGGCAGGCAGCCAGACCGCCCCCGCGGGCTTCAGTCCCGACGGTGTCGCCACCCACCTGGTGAGCGACGAGGACAAGAGTTCAGATGGCTCGGACAGCAGTTCGCAGTCGGCTCAGGCCGTCGGCGACGCCCAGCGCGAGGCACCGACGACCACCGACGGGACGGATTCGTCGGCCACATCGGACACCTCCGGTGGCACCACCTCCAGTCGCGGTGTCAACGGCTCGTCGGTGAAACTGCCCTTCGGGCTGGATCAGCGCAAGGTCCCGGTCCTGGGCACATACGGAGACAAGAACGGCACCGGACAGCTGACCTCCAGCTGGTATCAGCTGCCGAAACGCTCCCCCGACCGCCCGCTGGTGACGATGTCGGTGGCCGGACAGGTGGAGAGCATCGACGAGGTCGCTCAACTCCGCAAGGGACAGAGCGTCCGCCTGGAGGCTGGTCGAGTGATGCCCGACGGCACCGTCAAGACCGTGGCGTCGTTGACGCCGTTCGACTCGGGCGGCGCACCCGAGTGGCGGAATCTCCGCTTCCCGATGAGTCAGATCCCGGGCGGTGCCACCGTGGTCCGGGTGATCGTCACCGACACCTCGCCGAGCACAGACTCATGGGTGGCCGTGACGCCGCCGCGGGCCTCGACGATGGTGACGCTCAACCAACTCGTCGGCGAGGAGGACCCGGTCCTGTTGGACTGGGAGGTCGCGTTCGCGTTCCCCTGCCAGCGTCCCGCAGGCGTGGTCCACGGCGTCCTCGAAACCCCGAAATGGCGAATCACGCCCGACGCCGAGGGCGAGCGGGTGAACTCGGCACGCTGGATGGCCGGCGATTACGGTGGGCCGCTCGGCATCACCGAGAACGAGCTGCGCCCGACGGAGATCCCCGCCTACCTGAAGAACGACTGGGCTCGGGACTGGGGTTCGCTCCAGCAGTACACCCCGCTGCTTCCGCAGCGCGATGCCGCCCTCACCCTCTCGGACGAGAGCCACACCGGACTGTGGACGCCCGGCCCGATGCGGGTGATCAAGAACTGATCTCCGTCCGGCATCCGGAAGCCTGATCCGCCGAGGCGGGATCGACGTCGCCCGTCGATCCCGCCTTTGTCGATCTTGCGAGTGTCATTCGTTCGATCGACATGTCTCGGTTCCTTGACGAAGGCCGAGCATCTCTATTTTTCCATTGAATAGATGGCAGTTCCGTGCGAGGGTTACTCGCGGGTCGGGTTTTCGACGACAGGGGAGAATTTCATTGAGCACAGTGCCGAGAACATCCGCGCAGGGTCGAGTCGTCGCTGGTAGGAGGGGAATCATCGTCGCGCTCGTCGCGGCGTCGGCCCTCGCGCTGACGTCGCTGGCCGCGCCGATCGCATCCGCGGAACCCGCTGAACCCGCTGCGCCCTCGACCGCGCAGCCGGAACCCGCGCCACCGAACGACTCGACGCCGCCGGCCGAGCCGACGGAACCCGAGAAGCCGACAGTGCCCGAGAAGCCTGCGCCGAAGCCGCCCGAGCCCAACCGGTATCTCGCCGCCAATCCGCTCGGCCGCTACATCGTCGTTCTGGGTGCACGGATGGAGAAGTCCGGCCGCCCGCCATCCTCTCGCAGCGACTCGACAGAACCGCGGCGCTGGCACGCACCCATCCGTCAACCGGGTCATCGTGACCGGCGGCAACAGCTGGTGGCTCCCGATCCCCGAGTCCGCGTTCATGCATCTGCAACTCGCCAACCGGGGCGTCACCCCCTTCAAGGTGATCGAGGAGCCCACTGCGATGTCGACGGTCCAGAACGCCCAGCGCACCGTCGCGATGCTCAAGGGACTCGGAGCATCCGGCGCGGTGATCGTGACCAACGGCTTCCACATGAAGCAGGCCCTGACGGACTTCCGCAAGGAGGCGCAACGACAGGGAACGCGCCTCGACTTCGTGCCCGGCTACGCGTGACCGCTGCGAACCGTCATTCGCTGAACATCTGCCAGCAGATCGAGTTCCGCGCCCGCTGATCATCCAGCACCAGGGCACGGATCGACTCGGGGAGCCGGTCGCGCTGCCAAGCGCACTCCCGGGATCGCGCGTCCTCGGCGTCGACCGCGGGCACCGACGCGACGACGGCCTTGATCGCATACGCCGCGGCACCCAGGTCGTGGGCGGCGACGTGGGCGACGGCACCCGCCTGACCTGCTGCGTACGCGGCGAATCTCGGCGCGCCCGACAGATCGCGGGCGGCACCCATCGCATGACCGCCCGCGGCGCGCGACGCCATCATCCCGAGGTCACCGCGCGTCCAGCGACGGATCGCCTCAATCGCCTCGCGCGGCCGCTGGTCGTCGGGCCGTTCGGCCTCGAACAGCGGCAGGACGTGCTCGGCGCACGTCGCGGACCACAGCGCCAGCAGGCGATGGTCGTCGTCGGTGAGCGTTCCACCGCGCCGGACGGTGACGAGGCGCAGGTCGCGGACAGACGGGAGGATCACACCTCGACACTAGACTGGTTCGGTGACCTCTCCCGCTTCCCCGCTGCACCTGACACACGGCCCGTCGTGGCCCAACCGGATGGCGCTGGCGCCGCTGACCAATCTGCAGAGCAACGCCGACGGCACGCTCTCCGACGACGAGTACGCGTGGCTGACCCGGCGCGCACAGGGCGGCTTCGGCATGGTGATGACGTGCGCCGCCTGGATCTCGGAGGAGGGGCACACCTTCGACGGGCAGCTCGGTGTCGGCAGCAGTGCCCACCTGGCGGGTCTCGCACGCCTGGCGAGCGGGCTGCGCGCGACGGGGACGGTGTCGTCGATCCAGCTGCAGCACGGCGGTCGACGCGGAGACGGACACTTCACGCCCCGTCGTGCCGCACCGTGGACGGATCCGTCGAAGAACGCGGTCGCGATGACGACGGCGGAGGTCGAGTCCGTGGTGGCGGACTTCGCGGCGGCCGCGGTGCTCGCCGAGTCGGCGGGCTTCGACGGCGCCGAGATCCACGGTGCGCACGGCTACCTGCTCTGCCAGTTCCTCGACGCCCGCAGCAACGACCGGACCGACAAGTACGGTGGCAGCGCCGACAACCGCTTCCGGATCGTCCACGAGGTGGTGGACGCGGTCCGCGCGGCGACGGGCCCGAACTTCCAACTGGGTCTGCGTCTGTCCCCCGAGCGGTACGGCATCCCCCTGTCCGACGGCCGCGAGCTCGCCGCCCAGATGCTGGCCTCCGGACGACTCGACTACCTCGACATGTCACTGTGGGACGCGTTCAAGCAGCCCCACGAGCCCGAGCATCACGGTCGCCGGATGATCGACCACTTCGTCGATCTGCCGCGCGGTGAGACGCGACTGGGGGTGGCGGGCAAGATCCTGAGCGCCGCCCAGGTGCACGAGTGCTTGGATTCCGGTGTCGACTTCGTGCTGATCGGGACGGGCGGGATCCTGCACCACGACTTCGCCTCGCGAGTCGTCGCCGATCCTGGATTCGCCTCCGTCCCGCAGCCGGTCACCGCCGCACACATGCGGGCGGAATCGATCGGCCCCGCCTTCCTCGAATACCTGTCGACCAACTGGGACGACTTCGTCCGGGGCTGATCGACAGCCCCGGACGAGTGTCGCCGGTCTGGTGCAGGACGCTAGCGGAGGATGCGTGCCGCGCTGCTCGCCGGATCCAGATCGAGCCGACGCAACAGTTGCGAGTTGAGCGCCACGACGATCGTCGACGCCGACATCAGGATCGCGCCGACGCTCATCGGCATCACGAAACCGATCGGTGCCAGCAC is part of the Gordonia phthalatica genome and harbors:
- a CDS encoding putative immunity protein translates to MILPSVRDLRLVTVRRGGTLTDDDHRLLALWSATCAEHVLPLFEAERPDDQRPREAIEAIRRWTRGDLGMMASRAAGGHAMGAARDLSGAPRFAAYAAGQAGAVAHVAAHDLGAAAYAIKAVVASVPAVDAEDARSRECAWQRDRLPESIRALVLDDQRARNSICWQMFSE
- a CDS encoding arabinosyltransferase domain-containing protein, whose product is MSTSRSDTARRYSLVAMVAGLVAILAAIATPFLPVTAHDASIDWPNGQQLSADNASVVAPLTAQTARSLNITVGCTVLRDAVSRDGDSVIVATAPSSAPREIRNTAMSVTAGAYGVRVMSANRVLAAADAATLQKCSDLKIWADESALGAQFVGAGPPARGDPLDRPTVAGVFTSLTADQVRAAGAALSVHVGIDNAFDVTRTWLKTTVIVIGVLAALIALIALAKLDSVARLRGAIGGRRALLRLAAPSITDLTVTAALVIWHFLGAGTSEDGYIQVMGRNAADSGLLSNYYRFFGIPEAPFDWYYSFLSHWSSISTAGIWMRLPGLIAGLLSWFILSRVILPRLGTAVRTSRWAVFSGAAVFVVFWMAFCSGLRAEPIIVLGSLATWWFVESAIATRRLLPAALATFAALLTFAAGPQGVVAIAVLIVGSRPMLRIVRSLRREYGLLPLFASLASAASLIVFLVFRTQTIANIVQAVQVRYAVGPTLSWYQELMRYYFLTVGTPDAALAKRVPMLLLIVALGATIAIMLRRKRLAGFARGPVWRLIGTVLLTIGLLSFVPTKWTLQFGVFAGVAAALVAVSTAALIAVAGTSARALWAYLTVLLGACAVAAAGNNAWGWAYDYGIPWFDKAPILAGQPLSTLFLVLTGASFLVLVWVCVRPSNRPVTPETAKRRRLLAGVPVLFIAAVLVLAEFAMFGRAALDRSDTYTTFSANMRALTGDACGMADRVLVEENPNEGMLVPVDGANPSKTLRGESTGFTPDGVGFDLTPEPVRMGAGTIDVSSPGHSTSAKGATPGTVGGIGPRTVNGSRAALPFGLDPATTPVLGSFGFDNGTAKLTSGWYQLPKRDASPLIVLSAAGSIFSITPDGAPIGGRDLKIEFGTRTGGEFTPVGAPFIPIDAGPDHANRPWRNLRIPMDAVPAKATALRIVAVDSNLNPDEWLAVTPPRAPHLRTLQAVVGSDDPVLLDLSVGSQFPCQSPITARNGVFTVPHWRITPDRAATFTKSKTWQRAGAGGILSVSDSLTQSSTVATYLENDWYRDWGNLIKLTPLVPDAPVAHLTTTTSRQVGWSSSSTIVTGGSDD
- a CDS encoding arabinosyltransferase domain-containing protein; its protein translation is MTDPTPNTTERSARTVVIAKTVAVVTGLLGILLALAAPLLPVTYTNAEIVWPQAASVDAAPTVENVVAPNVSYNPTSMDVSVPCSLASLLPENGGVLLSTVPKNGLNARQVGLFITATHDNILVTQRNAVLLAMPRAAAQSSPDCRIVVHADTTGTRGSVEGIPLDNATFDLPDSNARPQIIGVYTDLPKTAPIEGLSFRSTIDTRFSTSPTALKRTLLILGVLSTIASIIALAVLDARDGRKIRRLLPRGWWRPTIVDGFITVVLAAWAMIGGNTADDGYQVTVGRVAPGAGYLDNYYRYFGVPQDPFGWHYQYLAKWMEISTAIPWLRLLPFLFACVAWFLISRIAIPRLGRTVNASTVARWAAALAFLAVWLPFNNGLRVEPAITVGILLTWVLVERAIATGRFMPFALAIVSAAFTLTIHPVGAIAAVALLAALRPMLRRLQYRRRRDGLLPILIPLLASGLLVLYEIFADQPLATIIEGVKAQGVVGPTNKWWTEAMRWYILLNPTPDGSIARRVGIFVTILSALLVVLVLVRKHNVPGVATAALWRLVGVTGGAVAVLAFVPTKATHQMGVFASLAGPLAAAATAFVQPSILRRRCNRTFFAAASAYALAVAFAGRNQWWYVGSYGIPWADDTPHIAGIGLFWPIFAVAVALTALGLWQYYRDDASEQADETGDTPVPFQRGPARALEKLPMYSLVIVSAVMLAFNFMSFAKAARAQADSWSWASSNIDTFRGKPCALAEAVLVEPNPNDGLLAPANLPGKPTPGVGQALAGSQTAPAGFSPDGVATHLVSDEDKSSDGSDSSSQSAQAVGDAQREAPTTTDGTDSSATSDTSGGTTSSRGVNGSSVKLPFGLDQRKVPVLGTYGDKNGTGQLTSSWYQLPKRSPDRPLVTMSVAGQVESIDEVAQLRKGQSVRLEAGRVMPDGTVKTVASLTPFDSGGAPEWRNLRFPMSQIPGGATVVRVIVTDTSPSTDSWVAVTPPRASTMVTLNQLVGEEDPVLLDWEVAFAFPCQRPAGVVHGVLETPKWRITPDAEGERVNSARWMAGDYGGPLGITENELRPTEIPAYLKNDWARDWGSLQQYTPLLPQRDAALTLSDESHTGLWTPGPMRVIKN
- a CDS encoding NADH:flavin oxidoreductase, which codes for MTSPASPLHLTHGPSWPNRMALAPLTNLQSNADGTLSDDEYAWLTRRAQGGFGMVMTCAAWISEEGHTFDGQLGVGSSAHLAGLARLASGLRATGTVSSIQLQHGGRRGDGHFTPRRAAPWTDPSKNAVAMTTAEVESVVADFAAAAVLAESAGFDGAEIHGAHGYLLCQFLDARSNDRTDKYGGSADNRFRIVHEVVDAVRAATGPNFQLGLRLSPERYGIPLSDGRELAAQMLASGRLDYLDMSLWDAFKQPHEPEHHGRRMIDHFVDLPRGETRLGVAGKILSAAQVHECLDSGVDFVLIGTGGILHHDFASRVVADPGFASVPQPVTAAHMRAESIGPAFLEYLSTNWDDFVRG
- a CDS encoding YdcF family protein — encoded protein: MTGGNSWWLPIPESAFMHLQLANRGVTPFKVIEEPTAMSTVQNAQRTVAMLKGLGASGAVIVTNGFHMKQALTDFRKEAQRQGTRLDFVPGYA